From Burkholderia pseudomultivorans, the proteins below share one genomic window:
- a CDS encoding phosphatase PAP2 family protein, translating into MFDLPPHLWITITAFGGAGLTLPLAITIAVWLALGYSWQRALAWLGVLAAAIGVVALTKIAFLGWGIGVRAWDFTGFSGHAMLSTSVYPVAIFLALIRTRTPVRLAGIALGLAAGIAVGVSRVALDAHSPSESVTGCIVGAIAALAFIAGSWRAVPHRWSVPAVVASLALVTVALHGITVPSHRWVTKVALQLSGHERPFVRARWKANPNYRPASQPSSLQRTESQAHTLHA; encoded by the coding sequence ATGTTCGACCTGCCGCCTCACCTGTGGATCACGATCACCGCGTTCGGTGGCGCGGGCCTGACCTTGCCGCTCGCCATCACGATCGCGGTCTGGCTCGCGCTCGGTTACTCGTGGCAGCGTGCGCTCGCGTGGCTCGGCGTGCTGGCGGCCGCGATCGGCGTGGTCGCGCTGACGAAGATCGCGTTCCTCGGCTGGGGGATCGGCGTGCGCGCGTGGGATTTCACCGGCTTCAGCGGCCACGCGATGCTGTCGACCTCGGTCTATCCGGTCGCGATCTTCCTCGCCTTGATCCGCACGCGCACGCCGGTGCGGCTCGCCGGCATCGCGCTCGGGCTCGCGGCCGGCATCGCGGTCGGCGTGTCGCGCGTCGCGCTCGACGCCCATTCGCCGTCCGAATCGGTGACGGGCTGCATCGTCGGCGCGATCGCCGCGCTGGCCTTCATCGCCGGCTCGTGGCGCGCGGTGCCGCACCGCTGGTCGGTGCCGGCCGTCGTCGCGAGCCTCGCGCTCGTCACCGTCGCGCTGCACGGCATCACGGTGCCGTCGCACCGCTGGGTCACCAAGGTCGCGCTGCAGCTGTCGGGCCACGAGCGCCCGTTCGTGCGTGCGCGCTGGAAAGCGAACCCCAATTACCGCCCCGCGTCGCAGCCGTCGTCGCTGCAGCGCACCGAATCGCAGGCGCATACGCTGCACGCCTAG
- the modA gene encoding molybdate ABC transporter substrate-binding protein translates to MRSSVRPLRRTLLRLLPIATLAAGIAFSAPASAADELVVSAAASLTNAFKAVGDAYEKQHPGTKVLFNFGASDVLMQQIAKGAPADVFASADQKAMDRAVDEKVIVPGTRRDFAANSLVLIVPADSQANAPTSLRDLTAPGVKRIAYGDPASVPVGRYTEGALRAAGVWDAVSAKGVLAANVRQSLDYVARGEVDAGFVFGTDAAIMPGRVKVALTVPTQTAITYPIAVVKDSRHAAQAQSFIDFVASPQGQAVLSAFGFKPAAGK, encoded by the coding sequence ATGCGCTCATCCGTCCGTCCGCTTCGCCGCACCCTGCTTCGACTGCTGCCGATCGCCACGCTCGCTGCGGGAATCGCGTTCAGCGCCCCCGCATCCGCCGCCGACGAACTGGTCGTGTCGGCGGCCGCCAGCCTGACGAACGCGTTCAAGGCCGTCGGCGATGCGTACGAGAAGCAGCATCCGGGCACCAAAGTGCTGTTCAACTTCGGCGCGTCGGACGTGCTGATGCAGCAGATCGCGAAAGGCGCGCCGGCCGACGTGTTCGCGTCGGCCGACCAGAAGGCGATGGATCGTGCGGTCGACGAGAAGGTGATCGTGCCCGGCACGCGCCGCGATTTCGCCGCGAACTCGCTGGTGCTGATCGTGCCGGCGGACAGCCAAGCGAACGCGCCGACCTCGCTGCGTGACCTGACCGCGCCGGGCGTGAAGCGCATCGCGTACGGCGACCCGGCGTCGGTGCCGGTCGGCCGCTACACCGAAGGCGCGCTGCGCGCGGCCGGCGTCTGGGATGCCGTCAGCGCGAAGGGCGTGCTGGCCGCGAACGTGCGCCAGAGCCTCGACTACGTCGCGCGCGGCGAGGTCGACGCGGGCTTCGTGTTCGGCACCGACGCCGCGATCATGCCGGGCCGCGTGAAAGTCGCGCTGACGGTGCCGACGCAGACGGCGATCACTTATCCGATCGCGGTGGTCAAGGACAGCCGCCACGCCGCGCAGGCGCAGTCGTTCATCGACTTCGTCGCGTCGCCGCAGGGCCAGGCCGTGCTGTCGGCGTTCGGCTTCAAGCCGGCCGCGGGCAAGTGA
- the modB gene encoding molybdate ABC transporter permease subunit: MQDAWIPLLLSLKVAGWATALDIVLGVAAAFALARWRSPARDVVDSLLTLPLVLPPTVLGYYLLVLLGRRGVFGAWLDRLGIELVFTWQGAVVASMIVAFPLILKSARAAFEGVDPHLERAARTLGLGEAAVFFRVTLPLAARGILAGALLAFARALGEFGATLMIAGNLPGRTQTLSVAIYAAVQAGDDSTANFLVLVTSITCVLVLLSAGWLVPARARRSQPT; encoded by the coding sequence ATGCAGGACGCCTGGATACCGCTGCTGTTGTCGCTGAAGGTTGCCGGCTGGGCGACCGCGCTCGATATCGTGCTCGGCGTCGCGGCCGCGTTCGCGCTCGCGCGCTGGCGCTCGCCGGCGCGCGACGTCGTCGATTCGCTGCTGACGCTGCCGCTGGTGCTGCCGCCGACGGTGCTCGGCTATTACCTGCTCGTGCTGCTCGGCCGGCGCGGCGTGTTCGGCGCGTGGCTCGACCGGCTCGGCATCGAGCTCGTCTTCACGTGGCAGGGTGCGGTGGTCGCGTCGATGATCGTCGCGTTTCCGCTAATCCTGAAGTCGGCCCGCGCGGCGTTCGAAGGCGTCGATCCGCATCTCGAGCGCGCCGCGCGCACGCTCGGCCTCGGCGAAGCCGCGGTGTTCTTCCGCGTGACGCTGCCGCTCGCCGCGCGCGGCATCCTCGCGGGCGCGCTGCTCGCGTTCGCGCGCGCGCTCGGCGAATTCGGCGCGACGCTGATGATCGCCGGCAACCTGCCCGGCCGCACGCAGACGCTGTCGGTCGCGATCTACGCGGCCGTGCAGGCCGGCGACGACAGCACGGCCAATTTCCTCGTGCTGGTCACGTCGATCACCTGCGTGCTCGTGCTGCTTTCGGCCGGCTGGCTCGTGCCGGCGCGCGCGCGGCGGAGTCAACCGACATGA
- a CDS encoding sulfate/molybdate ABC transporter ATP-binding protein, with amino-acid sequence MSLVVDVRKTYATAERRFTLDVSFTATTQRVVLFGPSGAGKSMTLQAIAGLLAPDEGAIMLNGEPLFDAARGIDVPTRARRVAYLFQDYALFPHLNVRQNIAFGLTSGLRNPRAKTLPPEVAYWLRAFELEALAGQYPSQLSGGQKQRVALARALVAQPRMLLLDEPFAALDGAMRQRMRHELAELQARLDIPMVLISHDPDDVAAFGDQVVQLNDGRVQAATPHTEWPTRVA; translated from the coding sequence GTGAGCCTCGTCGTCGACGTCCGCAAGACCTACGCGACCGCCGAGCGCCGCTTCACGCTCGACGTGTCGTTCACCGCGACGACGCAGCGCGTCGTGCTGTTCGGGCCGTCCGGCGCGGGCAAGAGCATGACGCTGCAGGCGATCGCCGGGCTGCTCGCACCGGACGAGGGGGCGATCATGCTGAACGGCGAGCCGCTGTTCGATGCGGCGCGCGGCATCGACGTGCCGACCCGCGCACGCCGCGTCGCGTATCTGTTCCAGGACTACGCGCTGTTCCCGCACCTGAACGTGCGCCAGAACATCGCGTTCGGGCTCACGTCGGGCCTGCGCAATCCGCGCGCGAAGACGCTGCCGCCCGAAGTCGCGTACTGGCTGCGGGCGTTCGAACTCGAAGCGCTCGCCGGACAGTATCCGTCGCAATTGTCGGGCGGACAGAAGCAGCGCGTCGCGCTCGCGCGCGCGCTGGTCGCGCAGCCGCGCATGCTGCTGCTCGACGAACCGTTCGCGGCGCTCGACGGCGCGATGCGTCAGCGGATGCGCCACGAACTCGCCGAGCTGCAGGCGCGGCTCGACATTCCGATGGTGCTGATCTCGCACGATCCCGACGACGTCGCCGCATTCGGCGATCAGGTCGTGCAACTGAACGACGGGCGCGTGCAGGCGGCGACGCCGCACACCGAGTGGCCGACGCGCGTCGCGTGA
- a CDS encoding TOBE domain-containing protein, whose product MSDTPPSSSPAEPLELGGELWLRAGEQTLGGATRIALLAAIGDTGSITRAAKAVGLSYKAAWDAIDTMNNLAGEPLVVRSTGGKGGGGTTLTPRATSLIAAFRTIEREHRRFIAAASAAVAGFDVDWALIGRIGMKTSARNQWFGKVDAIVRGTVNDEVTLGLPGGQAIVAVLTHESADGLGLQVGAPACALVKASWIVLAIDDGGPEPKVSARNRLRGTVESIEAGAVNSEVTLALDGGGTLAAVVTNDSVDVLPLVVGQRAIALFKASSVILAVTG is encoded by the coding sequence ATGAGCGATACGCCGCCTTCCTCTTCTCCTGCCGAACCGCTCGAACTGGGCGGCGAGCTGTGGCTGCGCGCGGGCGAGCAGACGCTCGGCGGCGCGACGCGCATCGCGCTGCTCGCGGCGATCGGCGACACCGGTTCGATCACGCGCGCGGCCAAGGCCGTGGGCCTGAGCTACAAGGCCGCTTGGGATGCGATCGACACGATGAACAATCTTGCCGGCGAGCCGCTCGTGGTGCGTTCCACGGGCGGCAAGGGCGGCGGCGGCACGACGCTGACGCCGCGCGCGACGTCGCTGATCGCCGCGTTTCGCACGATCGAGCGCGAGCATCGCCGCTTCATCGCGGCCGCGAGCGCGGCGGTGGCCGGATTCGACGTCGACTGGGCGCTGATCGGCCGGATCGGCATGAAGACCAGCGCGCGCAACCAGTGGTTCGGCAAGGTCGACGCGATCGTGCGCGGCACGGTCAACGACGAGGTGACGCTGGGCTTGCCCGGCGGCCAGGCGATCGTCGCGGTGCTGACGCACGAGAGCGCCGACGGGCTCGGCCTGCAGGTCGGCGCGCCCGCGTGTGCGCTCGTCAAGGCGTCGTGGATCGTGCTGGCGATCGACGACGGCGGCCCGGAACCGAAGGTGTCCGCGCGCAACCGGCTGCGCGGGACGGTCGAATCGATCGAGGCAGGGGCCGTGAACAGCGAGGTGACGCTCGCGCTCGACGGCGGCGGAACGCTGGCGGCCGTCGTCACGAACGACAGCGTCGATGTGCTGCCGCTCGTCGTGGGCCAGCGGGCGATTGCGTTGTTCAAGGCGTCGAGCGTGATTCTCGCGGTGACCGGCTGA